From a single Deltaproteobacteria bacterium IMCC39524 genomic region:
- a CDS encoding heavy metal sensor histidine kinase: MGSSLIWSIRVRLTFWYAMTLAVILAVSALFSYHYFSHNLREQVDRQVREIARTLDQHHSEIIAASDGEQSCDGMESLTHSNNWIAYLLLRDASLQEICSSDNLVDRALPFGPVARQQVRWLNEHMETVELANGELVRLLSAPLVEDSRLLGVVQVAQELGPLQETIEELRLIYLVVGPFAIFWLCLGCWLLAERLIAPIIEVTEAAQGITADNLSRRLPLGNYQDELSQMVGCLNQMLDRLEKSFRRVRQFSGDASHELRTPLTILRGETEVTLRWAKTPEEFRDMLTSNMEEIDRMERIIESLLTLAKSEVGELSLEMKELSLSDLVQDLYLQSRLLCETKQIEVELLLEVEEEIRIRGDELRLRQMFLNLISNAIKYTPEGGRLEIGLKMLEDSAVISINDSGIGIPEEHLAHIFDRFYRVDKARNRMDGGTGLGLSIVKWIVEAHGGSIQVSSEVHKGSSFSVRLPLEGPEEGKHPKSTILV, from the coding sequence TTGGGCTCTTCGCTCATATGGTCGATCCGGGTTCGTCTTACATTCTGGTACGCAATGACACTGGCTGTCATCCTGGCAGTCAGTGCTCTTTTTTCGTACCACTACTTTTCCCATAACCTGCGTGAGCAGGTTGACCGCCAGGTTCGGGAAATCGCGCGCACCCTTGATCAGCATCATTCTGAAATTATCGCAGCCAGTGACGGCGAACAGAGTTGTGACGGGATGGAAAGCCTGACCCACAGCAATAACTGGATTGCCTACCTGTTGCTGCGCGATGCGAGCCTGCAGGAGATCTGTTCTTCGGATAACCTGGTTGATCGCGCGCTTCCTTTTGGTCCCGTTGCCCGTCAGCAGGTGCGCTGGCTTAATGAGCACATGGAAACTGTTGAGCTGGCCAATGGAGAGCTTGTACGCCTGCTTTCCGCTCCCCTGGTGGAAGATTCCCGTTTGTTGGGTGTCGTCCAGGTTGCTCAAGAGCTTGGACCCTTACAGGAAACGATAGAAGAGCTACGCCTGATCTACCTGGTCGTCGGTCCTTTCGCGATCTTCTGGCTCTGCCTTGGCTGCTGGCTGTTGGCTGAGAGGCTCATTGCGCCGATTATAGAAGTCACTGAGGCTGCACAGGGGATTACTGCGGACAACCTTTCGCGCCGTCTCCCCTTGGGGAATTATCAGGATGAGCTTTCGCAGATGGTTGGCTGCCTCAATCAGATGCTGGATCGCCTCGAAAAGTCGTTCCGGCGTGTCCGCCAGTTCTCTGGTGATGCGTCTCATGAGCTGCGAACGCCGCTGACGATTCTCCGTGGCGAAACAGAAGTTACACTGCGCTGGGCCAAGACCCCGGAAGAGTTCCGCGACATGTTGACGTCCAACATGGAAGAGATTGATCGCATGGAGCGGATTATCGAAAGCCTGCTGACCCTGGCGAAAAGCGAGGTTGGTGAACTGTCACTTGAGATGAAAGAACTCAGCCTGAGTGACCTGGTGCAGGACCTGTACCTGCAGAGTCGCCTTCTGTGCGAGACAAAGCAGATTGAAGTCGAACTGCTGCTCGAGGTTGAAGAAGAGATCCGTATTCGCGGTGATGAGCTGCGCCTGCGTCAAATGTTCCTCAACCTGATTTCCAACGCCATCAAGTATACCCCCGAGGGCGGTCGCCTCGAGATTGGCCTGAAAATGCTTGAGGACTCTGCCGTTATCTCTATTAATGACTCAGGTATTGGTATCCCGGAAGAGCATCTTGCGCATATCTTCGACCGTTTTTACCGGGTCGATAAAGCCCGTAATCGCATGGATGGCGGCACCGGACTCGGCCTTTCAATCGTCAAATGGATTGTTGAGGCCCACGGTGGCAGTATCCAGGTCTCCTCCGAAGTTCACAAGGGCAGTTCTTTTTCTGTGCGCTTGCCGCTAGAGGGCCCGGAAGAGGGGAAGCACCCCAAGTCGACGATCCTGGTATAG
- a CDS encoding response regulator transcription factor — MRILVVEDEKKVASFIQRGLEGEGFSVEVAYDGESGVEMGSQSSFDLILMDVMLPKMDGLQAIKALREKGVESPVLCLTAKDTVEDIVAGLDSGSDDYLTKPFAFAELLARVRALVRRGTQERGAEITYADLRLDPVAHKVWRSDSEIDLTAKEYALLEFFMRNPETTLTRTMIAEHVWDYTFDSFTNIIDVYVNYLRKKVDRDYTNKLIHTVRGIGYVLKED; from the coding sequence ATGCGCATTCTCGTAGTAGAAGACGAAAAGAAAGTTGCCAGCTTTATCCAGCGCGGTCTGGAAGGTGAGGGCTTCTCGGTTGAAGTGGCTTACGATGGCGAATCCGGTGTTGAAATGGGTAGTCAGAGCTCTTTCGACCTGATTCTCATGGATGTTATGCTGCCGAAGATGGATGGGCTACAGGCAATCAAGGCCTTGCGCGAAAAAGGTGTTGAAAGCCCGGTGCTCTGCCTGACTGCCAAAGATACGGTTGAAGACATCGTCGCCGGTCTCGATTCAGGCAGTGACGATTATCTGACCAAACCGTTTGCCTTTGCTGAGCTTCTGGCTCGCGTGCGTGCCCTGGTCCGTCGTGGTACCCAGGAGCGTGGCGCGGAAATCACTTATGCGGATCTGCGCCTTGACCCGGTGGCTCACAAGGTCTGGCGTAGTGATTCTGAGATTGATCTGACCGCCAAAGAATATGCTCTTCTGGAGTTCTTCATGCGCAACCCGGAGACGACTCTGACGCGAACCATGATCGCCGAGCATGTCTGGGATTACACGTTTGATTCCTTCACCAATATCATCGATGTGTATGTCAATTACCTGCGCAAGAAGGTTGATCGCGACTACACCAATAAGTTGATTCACACCGTTCGCGGTATCGGCTACGTCCTCAAGGAGGATTAG
- a CDS encoding kinase/pyrophosphorylase: protein MMLTGQAIYLLSDATGETAEKMVLAALTQFRDKPVRLIRVNNVRTKNQVYESLDEALANSALVVYTIVNRELAQLTHDECDSLGLISIDLLTPLLMKVAHFVGRSPKETPGLLHGIDEAYFRRIEAIEFTVKQDDGQEPRNLYLADIVLVGISRTSKTPLSIYLAHRGWKVANVPLVKGIDPPPELYEIDPKRIAALIIDPQRLVEVRAARLRNLGQDPRAAYADYEEIEEELKFAKKFFRGHPWAVIDVSSKAIEETANEVLVRLGLK from the coding sequence TTGATGTTAACTGGTCAGGCAATTTATCTGCTTTCTGATGCAACCGGTGAAACCGCTGAAAAAATGGTTTTGGCGGCGTTAACCCAGTTTCGTGATAAGCCGGTACGCTTGATTCGCGTCAACAATGTTCGTACCAAGAATCAAGTGTACGAGTCTCTTGACGAGGCTCTTGCCAACAGTGCTCTTGTTGTTTACACGATTGTTAACAGGGAACTCGCCCAGTTAACTCATGATGAGTGTGACAGTTTAGGTTTAATCAGTATTGATCTGCTGACACCGCTTCTGATGAAAGTTGCTCACTTTGTTGGACGGTCTCCGAAAGAGACGCCGGGCCTCTTGCATGGTATCGATGAAGCCTATTTTAGACGCATTGAAGCGATCGAGTTTACAGTCAAGCAGGATGATGGTCAGGAACCTCGTAACCTCTACCTGGCTGATATCGTCCTGGTCGGGATTTCCCGAACCAGCAAGACGCCGCTTTCCATCTATCTGGCTCATCGCGGCTGGAAGGTTGCCAACGTACCCCTGGTGAAAGGGATCGATCCTCCCCCGGAACTCTACGAGATCGACCCGAAGCGAATCGCAGCCCTGATCATAGATCCCCAGCGTCTGGTTGAGGTGCGTGCCGCACGTTTGCGTAACCTGGGTCAGGATCCCAGGGCGGCTTACGCTGATTATGAAGAGATCGAAGAAGAATTGAAGTTTGCCAAAAAGTTTTTCCGTGGCCACCCCTGGGCGGTTATCGACGTCTCGAGTAAGGCGATTGAAGAGACGGCAAATGAGGTCCTGGTTCGTTTGGGGCTAAAGTAA